From one Brachypodium distachyon strain Bd21 chromosome 4, Brachypodium_distachyon_v3.0, whole genome shotgun sequence genomic stretch:
- the LOC100834831 gene encoding RING-H2 finger protein ATL46, giving the protein MAAVSSRKILGWSLVRREITSGGDGFFAGPPALAPPATAGQQQQQQEQPGPGPSAMAARITPAVLFITVVLAVVLLVSGLLHILRRLFLKSHRANARAEAMERQLQQLFHLHEDGPGLDQAAIDALPCFAYGELELSLGADDAKEGEGDEEKGYKKKKGTRPFDCAVCLCEFAAAEDRLRLLPLCGHAFHVACIDTWLRSSSTCPLCRTQALSASAQAPPTADTDTPSVLETPTGVEEQQKQDDDASKEDAFFPGSVVLPVRLGRFKNVQDGVQESSGSSRRLDARRCYSMGSNYRYVLAEENLVVSVRWRPGDSTSGAAPAGGVAAAAAARRSEQQGKKVCAASRGDSFSVSKIWQWRGSGRRLPALRADGSESPAPDDGLPWAQAQAPARTRSARQEIDT; this is encoded by the coding sequence atggcggcggtgaGCAGCAGGAAGATACTAGGTTGGTCCCTTGTTCGGCGGGAGATCACGAGCGGCGGGGATGGTTTCTTCGCCGGGCCGCCCGCGTTGGCGCCCCCAGCGACggcggggcagcagcagcaacagcaggagcagccggggccggggccgtCGGCGATGGCTGCGAGGATCACCCCCGCGGTGCTGTTCATCACGGTGGTGCTGgccgtggtgctgctggtgtcCGGCCTGCTCCACATCCTGCGGCGGCTGTTCCTCAAGAGCCACCGCGCCAATGCCAGGGCGGAGGCCATGGAgcggcagctgcagcagctgttCCACCTGCACGAGGACGGGCCGGGGCTCGACCAGGCCGCCATCGACGCGCTCCCCTGCTTCGCCTACGGCGAGCTCGAGCTCTCCCTCGGCGCCGATGATGCcaaggagggggagggggacgAGGAGAAGGgctacaagaagaagaaggggacgAGGCCGTTCGACTGCGCCGTCTGCCTCTGCGAGTTCGCGGCCGCCGAAGaccgcctccgcctgctcCCGCTCTGCGGCCACGCCTTCCACGTCGCCTGCATCGACACCTGGCTCCGCTCCAGCTCCACATGCCCGCTCTGCCGCACCCAGGCGCTCTCGGCCTCGGCTCAAGCCCCGCCCACGGCTGACACTGACACCCCCTCTGTACTCGAGACTCCCACTGGCGTCGaggagcagcagaagcaggaTGACGATGCGTCCAAGGAGGACGCGTTCTTCCCGGGCAGCGTCGTGCTCCCGGTCAGGCTCGGCCGGTTCAAGAACGTGcaggacggcgtccaggagagcagcggcagcagccggcgcctgGACGCGAGGAGGTGCTACTCCATGGGCTCCAACTACCGGTACGTCCTCGCAGAGGAAAACCTGGTGGTGTCCGTGCGCTGGCGTCCAGGCGACAGTACCAGCGGCGCGGCCCCAGCGGGCGGCgtagccgcggcggcggcggcgaggaggagcgagcAGCAGGGCAAGAAGGTCTGCGCCGCCAGCCGCGGCGACAGCTTCTCCGTGTCCAAGATCTGGCAGtggcgcggcagcggcaggcggCTCCCCGCTCTCCGTGCCGATGGCTCCGAGTCCCCGGCGCCCGACGACGGCCTCCcctgggcgcaggcgcaggcgccggcgaggacgcGCAGCGCCAGGCAAGAAATCGACACTTGA